A window of the Salvelinus fontinalis isolate EN_2023a chromosome 14, ASM2944872v1, whole genome shotgun sequence genome harbors these coding sequences:
- the LOC129810920 gene encoding KN motif and ankyrin repeat domain-containing protein 2-like codes for MTQSVQVNPKLPDLGAPFLFSSQEEADQQGSYSVQTPYGFQLDLDFLKYVEEIESGHHVRRAPVNSRRSSRGVKASQRSPNVGGRASGWTSTESLSSPASEDGRAPPPPPPRNRIGSAPSEGQPLSPLSVLSLPLSAGAKVPPPPPLRNPRVERTLLETSLRLQQEQSHQHQNGTCFQLSDPPKQSPRAVTTHVTPASAASTVDDQPLHLFSATPSPSQSSLTRPSPHSSGRSTPASSTGMATLPPSQLQTVREQMATALRQLKEMEERVKGVPVLEREVAKLRAEKDMLLLALQEKKNLAAQQQATTVVSSTTTTTVDAGTQSQERPPFSPKSPRSPKSPSKIGDLRKLTEKFEGKTGKDGAHSEKVVEKRSVAVGDDMLLDAGVFYYSQGSKDASEGTPQVDVCEKGVATEAPAFREEWVQAGVETEEASVWVMESQLGLSSEAQREIDTLQDTIKFQQESILALEGRLGQADEDLAVLKAQEDERKSKATSEKAVLAKPDSAHAQVGTEASTTSTPASQHVAVSCCPEVVDACVGEDLRAVHYDQSTQTDSVESPAEEELTPVALVSTGSQWENLYEDENIEQKAPVTALKKRQMTIAEYKVTPGEETVSLAEGKGGKEEETAPRTPTTPTMVESMLKSIMKKKDGSSSGDSRSSGKKSLQFVGILNGGYESTSSEEEEEGSSSGDSEVDDCSDSSDGEDGEAALEETSDEERNINMDDTDSDDMALAAGTEATEDSPDAVKEKFELSAKMHEASLILKNHLNDVKPLKSKEVLSSTHTVQLEWFRISSAKMAQAPRVSDYLMAFTEVSSALLAHVINMTDGNGNTALHYSVSHSNFTVVGLLLDTGMCCVDKQNKAGYTAIMLAALSSVKEEDDMVVVRKLFSQGNVNAKASQAGQTALMLAVSHGRQEMVRALLDCGAEVNVKDDEGSTALMCASEHGRAEIVSLLLDQPGCDISIVDNDGSNALSIALEASHNDTAVLLYAHMNYTKAQAAGTNKSKPH; via the exons ATGACACAGTCTGTGCAGGTCAACCCCAAGTTGCCTG ATCTGGGCGCACCGTTTCTATTCTCCAGTCAGGAAGAGGCGGATCAACAGGGCTCTTATTCGGTCCAAACTCCATATGGCTTCCAGCTGGACCTGGACTTCCTCAAGTATGTGGAGGAGATAGAAAGCGGCCACCACGTCCGCCGGGCACCCGTCAACTCTCGCAGGTCATCCCGGGGGGTCAAAGCCTCCCAGCGGAGCCCGAATGTGGGGGGAAGAGCCAGCGGCTGGACCTCAACAgagtccctctcctcacccgCCAGCGAAGATGGTCGTGCgccccctcctccaccaccacggAATCGCATCGGCTCTGCTCCCAGTGAGGGGCAACCCCTGTCCCCGCTATCTGTCCTTAGCCTCCCCCTCTCTGCTGGCGCCAAAGTGCCACCACCACCTCCGCTACGTAACCCCAGGGTAGAGAGGACCCTCCTGGAGACCAGCCTGCGACTGCAGCAGGAGCAGAGCCACCAGCACCAAAATGGCACCTGTTTCCAGCTCTCTGACCCACCAAAGCAAAGCCCCAGGGCTGTGACGACTCATGTTACCCCAGCTAGTGCAGCATCCACAGTAGATGACCAGCCCTTGCACCTCTTCTCTGCCACCCCCAGCCCATCTCAGAGTAGCCTGACCAGACCCAGTCCCCACTCCTCCGGTAGGAGCACCCCGGCTTCTAGCACCGGAATGGCTACTTTGCCTCCTAGCCAATTGCAGACTGTGAGAGAGCAGATGGCCACTGCCCTGAGGCAActgaaggagatggaggagagagtgaagggCGTCCCAgtgctggagagagaggtggcCAAGCTACGGGCTGAGAAAGATATGCTCCTACTGGCACTGCAGGAGAAGAAGAACTTGGCGGCCCAACAACAGGCTACAACAGTAGTGAGCAGTACTACCACCACAACGGTGGACGCAGGCACACAGAGTCAGGAACGTCCTCCGTTTTCCCCCAAGAGTCCCAGAAGTCCCAAGAGTCCAAGCAAAATAGGGGACCTCAGAAAGCTGACTGAGAAGTTCGAAGGCAAGACAGGGAAAGATGGAGCACATTCTGAGAAGGTTGTGGAGAAGAGGTCTGTGGCCGTCGGGGATGACATGTTGCTGGACGCCGGAGTCTTCTACTACAGCCAAGGTTCCAAGGATGCCTCAGAGGGCACGCCTCAGGTGGATGTCTGCGAGAAAGGTGTGGCCACGGAGGCACCAGCCTTCCGTGAGGAGTGGGTGCAGGCTGGGGTGGAGACAGAGGAGGCCTCGGTTTGGGTGATGGAATCCCAGCTGGGGCTGAGCAGTGAGGCCCAGAGGGAGATTGACACCCTACAGGACACCATCAAGTTCCAGCAGGAGTCCATCTTGGCTCTGGAGGGGCGACTCGGCCAGGCTGACGAGGACCTGGCGGTGCTCAAAGCCCAGGAGGATGAGAGGAAATCCAAAGCAACGTCCGAGAAGGCGGTCCTTGCCAAACCAGACTCAGCCCATGCCCAAGTGGGGACCGAAGCTTCTACAACATCCACGCCAGCTTCACAGCATGTCGCAGTCTCCTGTTGTCCTGAGGTGGTTGACGCTTGTGTAGGTGAAGATTTGAGAGCCGTACATTACGACCAGAGCACTCAGACTGACTCTGTGGAGAGCCCTGCAGAAGAGGAACTAACCCCAGTAGCACTGGTCAGCACTGGAAGTCAATGGGAGAATCTGTACGAGGATGAGAATATAGAGCAGAAAGCTCCAGTCACTGCGCTGAAGAAGAGACAGATGACCATTGCGGAGTACAAGGTCACCCCTGGCGAGGAGACGGTCAGTTTAGCCGAAggaaagggagggaaagaggaggaaacGGCGCCCAGGACACCCACAACTCCAACAATGGTTGAAA GTATGCTGAAGTCCATcatgaagaagaaggatgggagTAGTTCCGGTGACTCACGTAGCAGCGGCAAGAAGAGCTTGCAGTTTGTTGGCATTCTCAACGGGGG ATATGAGTCGACATCtagtgaagaggaggaagaggggagttCCTCGGGCGACAGTGAAGTGGATGATTGCTCGGACAGTAGTGATGGCGAAGATGGAGAGGCAGCTCTGGAGGAGACCTCCGATGAAGAGAGGAACATTAATATGGATGACACCGATAGTGATGATATGGCCTTAGCAGCAGGGACTGAAGCCACTGAGGACAGTCCAGATGCAGTGAAAGAGAA ATTTGAGCTGAGTGCAAAAATGCATGAGGCTTCTCTCATTCTGAAGAACCACCTGAATGATGTCAAACCACTGAAGAGTAAAGAAGTG CTCTCCAGCACTCATACTGTGCAGCTGGAATGGTTCCGCATCTCTAGTGCAAAGATGGCCCAGGCGCCCCGTGTCTCAGACTACCTGATGGCCTTCACTGAGGTCTCCTCTGCCCTGCTGGCCCACGTCATCAACATGACTGATGGCAATGGTAACACGGCCTTGCACTACAGCGTCTCCCACTCCAATTTCACAGTGGTGGGGCTACTACTGGACACAG GCATGTGTTGTGTAGATAAGCAGAACAAGGCAGGGTACACTGCTATTATGCTGGCGGCCCTCTCAtctgtgaaagaggaggatgacaTGGTGGTGGTCAGGAAGCTCTTCAGTCAGGGCAACGTCAACGCCAAGGCCAGCCAG GCTGGCCAGACAGCGCTGATGTTAGCCGTTAGCCATGGACGGCAGGAGATGGTGCGGGCGCTGCTGGACTGCGGGGCTGAAGTGAACGTGAAGGATGACGAGGGCTCCACGGCGCTCATGTGCGCCAGCGAGCATGGCCGCGCCGAGATTGTCTCGCTGCTCCTGGATCAGCCGGGCTGTGACATCTCCATCGTGGACAAT